One Benincasa hispida cultivar B227 chromosome 5, ASM972705v1, whole genome shotgun sequence genomic window carries:
- the LOC120077115 gene encoding E3 ubiquitin-protein ligase CHIP isoform X1 encodes MGPGVALSGAAKQAELLRKDGNHYFQKGRIGAAIEAYTEAITLCPNVPVYLTNRALCHRKRNDWKKVEEDCRRAIQLDSSSVKAHYMLGLALIQNKEYPEGIKHLEKALDLGRGANPKSYIVEEIWQELAKAKYREWEQASTERSWELQTLKEACEAALEQKYFLDQSELEGFVDEAEIAHRNQLKSLRSVFEKVAEADAPSEVPDYLCCKITLDILRDPVITPSGVTYERAVILDHFHKVGNFDPITRELLDESQLVPNLAIKEAVQSFLDKHGWAYNTV; translated from the exons ATGGGGCCAGGAGTGGCCTTGTCTGGCGCTGCAAAACAGGCCGAACTTCTCAGAAAAGATGGCAACCACTATTTTCAAAAGGGTCGAATTGGAGCTGCCATTGAAGCTTATACCGAG GCGATTACACTATGCCCGAATGTTCCTGTTTATTTGACGAACCGTGCTTTGTGTCATCGCAAGCGGAA TGATTGGAAGAAGGTGGAGGAGGACTGTCGGAGGGCTATTCAGCTTGATAGCAGTTCTGTCAAG GCACATTACATGTTAGGATTAGCATTAATACAAAACAAAGAATATCCGGAAGGAATCAAGCATTTAGAGAAG GCTTTGGATCTTGGTAGGGGTGCAAATCCGAAGAGTTATATAGTAGAGGAGATATGGCAGGAACTTGCTAAAGCAAAATACAGGGAGTGGGAACAAGCGTCTACCGAACGTTCATGGGAATTGCAGACATTGAA AGAAGCTTGTGAGGCTGCCCTTGAACAAAAATACTTTCTTGACCAGTCTGAACTAGAAGGGTTCGTAGATGAAGCCGAAATTGCTCATCGGAATCAATTAAAATCGCTAAGAAGTGTGTTTGAAAAAGTTGCCGAGGCAGATGCGCCGTCAGAG GTACCTGATTATCTTTGTTGTAAAATCACACTTGATATTCTTCGCGACCCTGTTATTACTCCGAGTGGGGTTACGTATGAGAGAGCAGTGATTCTTGACCATTTTCATAAG GTTGGTAACTTTGATCCCATAACACGGGAGCTGCTTGACGAGTCCCAGCTAGTACCAAACTTAGCCATCAAGGAAGCAGTACAATCATTTCTAGATAAGCATGGATGGGCTTATAATACAGTTTAA
- the LOC120077115 gene encoding E3 ubiquitin-protein ligase CHIP isoform X4, producing MATTIFKRVELELPLKLIPSDWKKVEEDCRRAIQLDSSSVKAHYMLGLALIQNKEYPEGIKHLEKALDLGRGANPKSYIVEEIWQELAKAKYREWEQASTERSWELQTLKEACEAALEQKYFLDQSELEGFVDEAEIAHRNQLKSLRSVFEKVAEADAPSEVPDYLCCKITLDILRDPVITPSGVTYERAVILDHFHKVGNFDPITRELLDESQLVPNLAIKEAVQSFLDKHGWAYNTV from the exons ATGGCAACCACTATTTTCAAAAGGGTCGAATTGGAGCTGCCATTGAAGCTTATACCGAG TGATTGGAAGAAGGTGGAGGAGGACTGTCGGAGGGCTATTCAGCTTGATAGCAGTTCTGTCAAG GCACATTACATGTTAGGATTAGCATTAATACAAAACAAAGAATATCCGGAAGGAATCAAGCATTTAGAGAAG GCTTTGGATCTTGGTAGGGGTGCAAATCCGAAGAGTTATATAGTAGAGGAGATATGGCAGGAACTTGCTAAAGCAAAATACAGGGAGTGGGAACAAGCGTCTACCGAACGTTCATGGGAATTGCAGACATTGAA AGAAGCTTGTGAGGCTGCCCTTGAACAAAAATACTTTCTTGACCAGTCTGAACTAGAAGGGTTCGTAGATGAAGCCGAAATTGCTCATCGGAATCAATTAAAATCGCTAAGAAGTGTGTTTGAAAAAGTTGCCGAGGCAGATGCGCCGTCAGAG GTACCTGATTATCTTTGTTGTAAAATCACACTTGATATTCTTCGCGACCCTGTTATTACTCCGAGTGGGGTTACGTATGAGAGAGCAGTGATTCTTGACCATTTTCATAAG GTTGGTAACTTTGATCCCATAACACGGGAGCTGCTTGACGAGTCCCAGCTAGTACCAAACTTAGCCATCAAGGAAGCAGTACAATCATTTCTAGATAAGCATGGATGGGCTTATAATACAGTTTAA
- the LOC120077115 gene encoding E3 ubiquitin-protein ligase CHIP isoform X2 has translation MGPGVALSGAAKQAELLRKDGNHYFQKGRIGAAIEAYTERNDWKKVEEDCRRAIQLDSSSVKAHYMLGLALIQNKEYPEGIKHLEKALDLGRGANPKSYIVEEIWQELAKAKYREWEQASTERSWELQTLKEACEAALEQKYFLDQSELEGFVDEAEIAHRNQLKSLRSVFEKVAEADAPSEVPDYLCCKITLDILRDPVITPSGVTYERAVILDHFHKVGNFDPITRELLDESQLVPNLAIKEAVQSFLDKHGWAYNTV, from the exons ATGGGGCCAGGAGTGGCCTTGTCTGGCGCTGCAAAACAGGCCGAACTTCTCAGAAAAGATGGCAACCACTATTTTCAAAAGGGTCGAATTGGAGCTGCCATTGAAGCTTATACCGAG CGGAA TGATTGGAAGAAGGTGGAGGAGGACTGTCGGAGGGCTATTCAGCTTGATAGCAGTTCTGTCAAG GCACATTACATGTTAGGATTAGCATTAATACAAAACAAAGAATATCCGGAAGGAATCAAGCATTTAGAGAAG GCTTTGGATCTTGGTAGGGGTGCAAATCCGAAGAGTTATATAGTAGAGGAGATATGGCAGGAACTTGCTAAAGCAAAATACAGGGAGTGGGAACAAGCGTCTACCGAACGTTCATGGGAATTGCAGACATTGAA AGAAGCTTGTGAGGCTGCCCTTGAACAAAAATACTTTCTTGACCAGTCTGAACTAGAAGGGTTCGTAGATGAAGCCGAAATTGCTCATCGGAATCAATTAAAATCGCTAAGAAGTGTGTTTGAAAAAGTTGCCGAGGCAGATGCGCCGTCAGAG GTACCTGATTATCTTTGTTGTAAAATCACACTTGATATTCTTCGCGACCCTGTTATTACTCCGAGTGGGGTTACGTATGAGAGAGCAGTGATTCTTGACCATTTTCATAAG GTTGGTAACTTTGATCCCATAACACGGGAGCTGCTTGACGAGTCCCAGCTAGTACCAAACTTAGCCATCAAGGAAGCAGTACAATCATTTCTAGATAAGCATGGATGGGCTTATAATACAGTTTAA
- the LOC120077115 gene encoding E3 ubiquitin-protein ligase CHIP isoform X3: protein MATTIFKRVELELPLKLIPSGSIDWKKVEEDCRRAIQLDSSSVKAHYMLGLALIQNKEYPEGIKHLEKALDLGRGANPKSYIVEEIWQELAKAKYREWEQASTERSWELQTLKEACEAALEQKYFLDQSELEGFVDEAEIAHRNQLKSLRSVFEKVAEADAPSEVPDYLCCKITLDILRDPVITPSGVTYERAVILDHFHKVGNFDPITRELLDESQLVPNLAIKEAVQSFLDKHGWAYNTV from the exons ATGGCAACCACTATTTTCAAAAGGGTCGAATTGGAGCTGCCATTGAAGCTTATACCGAG CGGAAGTAT TGATTGGAAGAAGGTGGAGGAGGACTGTCGGAGGGCTATTCAGCTTGATAGCAGTTCTGTCAAG GCACATTACATGTTAGGATTAGCATTAATACAAAACAAAGAATATCCGGAAGGAATCAAGCATTTAGAGAAG GCTTTGGATCTTGGTAGGGGTGCAAATCCGAAGAGTTATATAGTAGAGGAGATATGGCAGGAACTTGCTAAAGCAAAATACAGGGAGTGGGAACAAGCGTCTACCGAACGTTCATGGGAATTGCAGACATTGAA AGAAGCTTGTGAGGCTGCCCTTGAACAAAAATACTTTCTTGACCAGTCTGAACTAGAAGGGTTCGTAGATGAAGCCGAAATTGCTCATCGGAATCAATTAAAATCGCTAAGAAGTGTGTTTGAAAAAGTTGCCGAGGCAGATGCGCCGTCAGAG GTACCTGATTATCTTTGTTGTAAAATCACACTTGATATTCTTCGCGACCCTGTTATTACTCCGAGTGGGGTTACGTATGAGAGAGCAGTGATTCTTGACCATTTTCATAAG GTTGGTAACTTTGATCCCATAACACGGGAGCTGCTTGACGAGTCCCAGCTAGTACCAAACTTAGCCATCAAGGAAGCAGTACAATCATTTCTAGATAAGCATGGATGGGCTTATAATACAGTTTAA